A genomic window from Terrisporobacter glycolicus ATCC 14880 = DSM 1288 includes:
- a CDS encoding GNAT family N-acetyltransferase has translation MKTVLTKNNLSVVLRSPKESDAKEIIEFYNIVGGETTYLSFGAGEYKVSLEQQENAIKSVNESDNNTMILAIIDDKIIAIGTISSNQKKKGKHVGELGIVIKEEYCNLGLGKIMMDELIDWCKSNGITTRISLSVRKDNPRAIQLYKNCGFEQEGIQKNETYIDGEYFDIVLMGLIL, from the coding sequence GTGAAAACGGTTTTAACAAAAAACAATCTAAGTGTTGTACTAAGAAGTCCAAAAGAAAGTGATGCTAAAGAAATAATAGAATTTTATAATATAGTAGGTGGAGAAACTACATACTTATCTTTTGGGGCAGGGGAATACAAAGTAAGTCTTGAGCAGCAAGAAAACGCAATCAAATCAGTAAATGAATCAGACAACAATACTATGATTCTTGCTATAATAGATGATAAAATAATTGCGATAGGGACTATATCTTCTAACCAAAAGAAAAAAGGTAAACATGTAGGTGAATTAGGTATAGTTATCAAAGAAGAATACTGTAACTTAGGACTTGGAAAAATAATGATGGATGAGTTAATAGATTGGTGTAAGTCAAACGGTATAACTACTAGAATAAGTTTATCTGTAAGAAAAGATAATCCAAGAGCTATACAACTATATAAAAATTGTGGATTTGAACAAGAAGGTATACAAAAAAATGAAACATATATAGATGGAGAATATTTTGACATCGTTCTTATGGGATTAATCTTATAA
- a CDS encoding helix-turn-helix transcriptional regulator: MSILKTNIKEYREKYLIKQNELAKLVCVRRETIVHLENGRYNPSLKLAMDIAKVFNAHVEDLFEFLDEE; encoded by the coding sequence TTGTCTATTTTAAAAACAAATATAAAAGAATACAGAGAAAAATACCTTATTAAACAAAATGAATTGGCAAAGTTAGTATGTGTAAGGCGTGAGACTATAGTTCATTTGGAAAATGGTAGATATAATCCTTCTTTGAAACTAGCAATGGATATTGCAAAAGTATTTAATGCACATGTTGAAGATTTATTTGAATTTTTAGATGAAGAATAA
- a CDS encoding polysaccharide deacetylase family protein codes for MKKIIFIILCVVISTTGCGKKSDVKEETIQENNIKADTSQVEKDTKDKNEEAKIKSIVKTYENVEPKEWGEHLNGVVSHIDDKNKEIALTLDACGGEHGSKYDKELIDFLVKENIPATLFINYRWIEANKDIFMNLSKNNNFEIENHGYSHKPLSVNKKSVYNIEGTSNVEDVINEIKLNNDAIYKLTGKKPKYFRSGTAYYDEVAIKIADELGYKIAGFSINGDGGATFSKEEVINEVSKAKAGDIIISHFNQPNGNTYEGLKEALIILREKGYKFVKLGE; via the coding sequence TTGAAAAAAATTATATTTATTATTTTATGTGTTGTAATAAGTACAACAGGGTGTGGTAAGAAGTCAGATGTAAAGGAGGAAACTATACAGGAAAACAATATTAAAGCAGATACATCTCAAGTTGAAAAGGATACAAAAGATAAAAATGAAGAAGCTAAGATAAAAAGTATTGTTAAAACTTATGAAAATGTAGAGCCAAAAGAATGGGGAGAGCATTTAAATGGAGTAGTAAGTCATATAGATGATAAAAATAAAGAAATAGCATTAACACTAGATGCCTGTGGAGGAGAACATGGGAGCAAATATGATAAAGAATTGATAGATTTTTTAGTAAAAGAAAATATTCCTGCCACATTATTTATAAATTATAGATGGATAGAAGCTAACAAAGATATTTTTATGAATTTATCTAAAAATAATAATTTTGAAATTGAGAATCATGGATATAGTCATAAACCTTTATCAGTAAATAAGAAATCTGTTTATAATATAGAAGGAACATCAAATGTGGAAGATGTTATAAATGAGATAAAATTAAATAATGACGCAATATATAAATTGACAGGTAAAAAACCTAAATACTTTAGATCTGGTACGGCTTATTATGATGAAGTTGCCATAAAAATTGCAGATGAACTTGGATATAAAATAGCTGGGTTTAGTATAAATGGTGATGGTGGGGCAACTTTTTCAAAAGAAGAAGTGATAAATGAAGTTAGTAAAGCAAAGGCTGGAGACATTATAATTTCTCATTTTAATCAACCAAATGGAAATACATACGAAGGGCTAAAAGAAGCTCTTATAATATTGAGAGAAAAAGGATATAAATTTGTAAAATTAGGAGAATAA
- a CDS encoding J domain-containing protein yields the protein MTLMEDLLLKGYIDENLEENVENATADYLMRLFIYCAKADEKISQKERDYILDYFESFDMNSSEEIWLFAQYDYGRFHNYNKEIIISLKNSIGRLLDKKNLDFKILSHLITLCLIDNEALNDSQSEIISDFINVFSLDANSCDQIYDKVLKEKKKKIKDDESTDDLDECYKILGLSKNSTKEDLKKQYAYLTKSYHPDKYNKEEMPAEVRKELEDTYKKINLAYDRLRDIF from the coding sequence ATGACTCTTATGGAAGATTTATTATTAAAAGGTTATATAGATGAAAATCTAGAAGAAAATGTGGAAAATGCCACAGCTGATTATTTAATGAGGTTATTTATTTACTGTGCTAAGGCAGACGAAAAAATATCCCAAAAAGAAAGAGATTATATACTAGATTATTTTGAATCATTTGACATGAACAGTAGTGAGGAAATTTGGCTATTTGCCCAATACGATTATGGAAGATTTCACAACTATAACAAAGAAATAATTATCTCTCTAAAAAACTCCATAGGTAGACTTCTAGATAAGAAAAATCTTGATTTTAAAATTCTTTCTCATCTTATAACTTTATGCTTAATAGACAATGAAGCACTAAACGACTCTCAATCTGAAATAATAAGTGATTTTATAAATGTATTTAGCTTAGATGCTAATTCTTGTGACCAAATCTACGATAAAGTATTAAAAGAAAAAAAGAAAAAAATTAAAGATGATGAAAGTACAGATGACTTGGATGAATGTTATAAAATACTTGGTCTAAGTAAAAATAGCACAAAAGAAGACTTAAAAAAACAATATGCATATCTGACTAAAAGTTATCATCCTGACAAATACAACAAAGAAGAAATGCCGGCAGAAGTTAGAAAAGAATTAGAAGATACATACAAAAAAATAAATTTAGCTTATGATAGATTGAGAGATATTTTTTAA
- a CDS encoding N-acetylmuramoyl-L-alanine amidase — protein MAKKYLIALDDGHGMETAGKRTPPLKEDLYVNGKLVRKKGEVIKENEFNRAVVKYLEKALKRCGFDVLLVAPTDVDTSLQTRVSRANTANADAYVSKHYNSIGEKWQIKAKGLVTIIHYSSQAKTKVLAKNVQEELWKLHKDHDCINYGVRTDTDISGFSLYVLRNTKMPAILTESGFMDNMTEAKYMLDPKFQEKDAEATCKGICKTFDVTYVKPDEEFVCTEKDVEVPTNVKYVKVIVNELNVRNCPSWDDGAVAGTVKKGEAFTVMKKVKVDNYYMYKLKSGLYITASSTYVKSMTSL, from the coding sequence ATGGCAAAAAAATATTTAATTGCCCTTGATGATGGTCATGGAATGGAAACAGCAGGCAAAAGAACGCCACCATTAAAAGAAGATTTATATGTTAATGGTAAACTAGTAAGAAAAAAAGGTGAAGTAATTAAAGAAAATGAATTTAATAGAGCTGTAGTAAAATATTTGGAGAAAGCACTAAAAAGATGTGGTTTCGATGTTCTTTTAGTTGCTCCAACTGATGTGGATACATCACTGCAAACAAGAGTTAGCCGTGCAAATACAGCTAATGCAGATGCCTATGTAAGCAAACATTATAATTCAATAGGTGAAAAGTGGCAAATTAAGGCTAAGGGCCTAGTAACAATAATTCATTACAGCTCACAAGCTAAAACAAAAGTACTAGCAAAAAATGTACAAGAAGAATTGTGGAAATTGCATAAAGACCATGATTGTATAAATTATGGAGTAAGAACTGATACAGATATTTCAGGTTTTAGTCTTTATGTTCTTAGAAATACAAAAATGCCTGCTATTTTAACTGAATCAGGATTTATGGATAATATGACAGAAGCCAAGTATATGTTAGACCCCAAATTCCAAGAGAAAGATGCAGAGGCAACTTGTAAAGGTATATGTAAAACTTTTGATGTGACTTATGTAAAACCAGATGAAGAATTTGTTTGTACAGAAAAAGATGTGGAAGTTCCTACAAATGTAAAATATGTAAAAGTTATTGTTAATGAGTTAAACGTTAGAAATTGTCCATCATGGGACGATGGAGCAGTAGCTGGAACTGTAAAAAAAGGTGAAGCTTTTACAGTAATGAAAAAAGTTAAAGTGGATAATTATTATATGTATAAGTTGAAATCAGGACTATATATAACTGCTAGCAGCACATATGTAAAAAGCATGACTTCTTTATAG
- a CDS encoding leucine-rich repeat protein, which translates to MIFKIGVAVAILLIIFISYIFYNNKGKHNKTTSKKSSDSYYKDDLDSFSILSKDSFKDKNIKEFLVNEDIILVEDKCFVNCSHLTNIKVEEGNSNYCSKLGVLFSSSMNTIICYPPSKQTSTYFIPQGVQNINTHAFFNNKFIKYVIIPTSMEYIDENSFVNCKNLNQIVIPESVTNIHPRAFNLCPRLTIRCYKNSIAEDYCKKYYIPCEHLST; encoded by the coding sequence ATGATCTTTAAAATCGGGGTTGCAGTAGCTATTCTACTTATAATTTTTATTTCTTACATTTTTTATAATAATAAAGGAAAACATAATAAAACCACTTCTAAAAAATCATCAGATTCTTATTATAAGGATGATTTAGATTCTTTTTCCATATTAAGCAAGGACTCCTTTAAAGATAAAAATATAAAAGAATTTTTAGTAAATGAAGATATTATTTTAGTTGAAGACAAATGTTTTGTTAATTGTAGCCACTTAACAAATATAAAAGTAGAAGAAGGAAATAGTAATTACTGCTCTAAGCTAGGAGTACTTTTCTCAAGTAGCATGAACACAATCATATGTTATCCACCTTCAAAACAAACATCTACTTATTTTATACCTCAAGGTGTACAAAATATAAATACACATGCTTTTTTCAATAATAAATTTATAAAATACGTAATAATTCCCACAAGCATGGAGTATATAGATGAAAATTCTTTTGTTAATTGTAAAAATTTAAATCAAATAGTAATTCCAGAAAGTGTTACTAATATTCATCCTAGAGCTTTTAATCTTTGTCCTAGGCTTACTATTCGCTGTTACAAAAATTCCATTGCAGAAGATTATTGCAAAAAATACTATATTCCTTGTGAGCATTTAAGCACTTAA
- a CDS encoding metal-dependent hydrolase: MTKETHSKGGYIVGLLLLPYIHNTFLVGYNLSYRIVLLFIYAYFTHFGALLSDIDMRGSYISKRFPIIYKIFGKRFRHRSFTHSLIFLGLIAFIGEIVIVSSNDNIVFTCIFSGILAGVISHICLDLITKEGVELFYPVGINFSILPIKTSSRTEKNISKAFSLLVVFLIGYRFYLITL, from the coding sequence ATGACAAAAGAAACTCACTCAAAGGGTGGTTATATTGTAGGACTATTATTACTTCCTTACATACATAACACCTTCCTTGTGGGATATAACTTATCTTATCGTATAGTTCTCTTATTTATATATGCTTATTTTACACATTTCGGAGCATTACTTAGCGATATAGATATGAGAGGATCATATATTAGTAAGAGGTTTCCCATTATATATAAAATTTTCGGAAAAAGATTTAGACATAGAAGTTTCACTCATAGTTTAATTTTTCTAGGTCTAATAGCATTTATTGGAGAAATAGTTATAGTTTCAAGTAATGATAATATTGTATTTACTTGTATTTTCAGCGGAATTTTGGCTGGAGTAATTTCACATATTTGTTTAGATTTAATCACAAAGGAAGGAGTAGAGCTTTTTTATCCTGTGGGAATTAATTTTTCAATTTTACCAATAAAAACTAGTTCAAGAACTGAAAAAAACATTAGCAAAGCATTTAGTCTTTTAGTAGTATTTCTTATTGGATATAGGTTTTACTTAATAACATTGTAA
- a CDS encoding DUF1540 domain-containing protein, whose product MKSTSVTCKATNCVHNKSCDCMAGVINVKGITAKTVQETNCNTFVEEGAHVHDNLSSLHDNKKTVPETIRCSASNCVYNENGDCNAEDVQIIAANAACGTFECRS is encoded by the coding sequence ATGAAAAGTACTAGTGTAACTTGTAAAGCTACTAACTGTGTTCATAATAAAAGCTGTGATTGCATGGCAGGGGTAATTAACGTAAAAGGCATTACTGCCAAAACTGTTCAAGAAACAAATTGTAATACTTTTGTAGAAGAAGGTGCACATGTTCACGATAATTTATCCAGTCTTCATGATAATAAAAAAACTGTGCCAGAAACAATTAGATGCAGTGCAAGTAACTGTGTATATAATGAGAATGGAGACTGTAATGCAGAGGATGTTCAAATAATTGCAGCAAATGCAGCTTGCGGTACATTTGAATGTAGATCATAA
- a CDS encoding nucleoside-triphosphatase — MKNIFITGDIRIGKSTVIKKVLDLLKENYENNIKVGGYKCCRNIIIENHLTKYEFFLVSLRDLSSYKIIENRVINNSDNVEIFTGNFNLYSEKLNDDLKNCHLIILDEIGCAESNSYEFIDSLNKVLDSDKAVLGVLKKKNCSLINDIKKRDDLLLLEIDENNRDLIYKDIYKSILDLL, encoded by the coding sequence ATGAAGAATATATTTATAACAGGGGATATAAGAATTGGCAAAAGTACTGTAATAAAAAAAGTTTTAGACTTATTGAAAGAGAATTATGAAAATAATATAAAAGTTGGTGGTTACAAGTGTTGCAGAAATATAATTATTGAAAATCACCTTACCAAATATGAATTTTTTTTAGTCTCTCTTAGAGACTTATCTTCTTATAAAATAATCGAAAATAGAGTAATTAATAACAGTGATAATGTTGAAATTTTTACTGGAAATTTTAATTTATACTCAGAAAAACTTAATGATGATTTAAAAAATTGTCATCTTATAATACTTGATGAAATCGGATGTGCTGAAAGCAATTCATATGAATTTATAGATTCCTTAAATAAAGTTTTAGATAGTGATAAAGCTGTTTTAGGTGTATTAAAGAAAAAGAATTGTTCTTTAATAAATGATATAAAAAAAAGAGACGATTTACTTTTACTTGAAATAGATGAAAACAACAGAGATTTAATATATAAAGATATATATAAGTCAATATTAGATCTACTTTGA